GTAAAGCTCCAAAATTTGTCGTTATCACTCCGTAAGTTTCATGAAAATCGGTCTTAGGCAAGAGAATGACTGTCAACCCGTTGTCAAGTTGTGTCTGATAGACAGGTTCTTTCATATACGGATACTTTTTCTCGATTAGTTTCATTCCTCTGTTCCCTCCATAAAGTAAACAGCCTGTAAATTTATCATCTTGCCCACTCGAACAATATCCTCAATTGACACCAACTTTACAGCTTCTATCCATTCTAACCATGTTAAATTACGTTCCCCCATACTTATCTGGTTGTAGGTCTGTTCTATCAAGTTATTCTGTCTATCTTGAGCTAGGGTTGCTGAGTGAATAAGCATATTCTTTGTCAACTCTAATTCATCCTCTGTAAACTTTCCGCGCTTCAAATCAAGAATCTGCTTACTAATCAGTTTCATAACCTTTAGACGGTCTCCACGGCTGATGCCTGCATAAACCTTCATCATTCCAGAAAAAATAGACACCTGACTTCCGATTGTATAGGCCAAACTCTCCTTTTCACGAATATTTACAAACAATTTAGAATGTGAAAAGGCACCGAGTAAACCATTAAAAACAACTAAGGCAGGGTAGTTTACATCATTGTAAAGGACTTGTAAATGATAAGCCAATTCTAAAATGGATTGTCTTGCCTGTTTGCGTTCGACCTTCTCGCGAGTAACCTTTGAATAATTCTGCTGATATTCTAATTCTAACTTAGGTTTTCTATAAGTAAATTTGAAGGTTTCCAATTTTTCTCGAACCAAGTCCTGATTGACAGTTCCAATGACAAAGATGTCAATCTTATCTACCCGCAACATATTCCGATAGATTTTAAATACCGATTCTGCTGTTTCTTGCTCAACTAAGTCTAGACGACTAACCCGCGGAATTTGTAAGGCCTCATCTTGATAAAATAACCTATTCAATTCAACATCAGCATGGTAGAAATTATCTTCTACCTCCGACTCAAGAAAATTGATTAAATTCTTTTTCTCCACTTCAAAGATTTTCTGATCAAACCCCTGACCTTGCTTGAGAGGACGAAATAGGCAGGCATATAAAAAATCAAGAATTGCTAAGGTAATATCTTCATTATTAGGCAAATAACATGGATTGACGTAAGAAATGGTCAAATCAACTAGATGTACACGACCACGTTTAGCAACAGACGTTGAGAAATGTGCTCCGTATAGCTCTGCCAACCGTCTACGCATCGCCTGAGCCGTTGGATAATCTTGGTTGCCCATTTCCAGAATATTAGCAACTAGCACACGTCCTGCTACCGTCGCCTCATTCATCTCGGCTGCAAAACGCACTTTTATTCTATTTGTAGTAAACTGATCTGTTTCAATAAAATGCAAATCAATTCCTTCTTGTAATTTCATCTTCTTCCTCTTTCAAACATTGTACCTTCCATTATATCATTTTTCTGTGATATAATATTCTGTAACGAGGTGACTTATGGAATTTAAATTATTTGATGACTACATCACATTACAAGCATTACTAAAAACAACTGGTATTCTACACTCAGGAGGGGCCATTAAAGGTTTCCTTGAAGAAAATACCATCCTTTTTAACGGAGAAGACGAAAAAAGACGAGGTAAAAAAATCCGCATCGGTGATATTATCACGCTACCTGACCACAACATTAGTATCACAATCGTTGGACCTAGTGCAGAAGAAATACAGCAACACCAAGAAGAACAAGCTGAAAAAGAACGTGTGGCTGCAATCGTTAAAAAGTTAAATCAAGAAAATAAAAAGAATAAGAA
The nucleotide sequence above comes from Streptococcus sp. 29887. Encoded proteins:
- the yfmF gene encoding EF-P 5-aminopentanol modification-associated protein YfmF, which translates into the protein MKLQEGIDLHFIETDQFTTNRIKVRFAAEMNEATVAGRVLVANILEMGNQDYPTAQAMRRRLAELYGAHFSTSVAKRGRVHLVDLTISYVNPCYLPNNEDITLAILDFLYACLFRPLKQGQGFDQKIFEVEKKNLINFLESEVEDNFYHADVELNRLFYQDEALQIPRVSRLDLVEQETAESVFKIYRNMLRVDKIDIFVIGTVNQDLVREKLETFKFTYRKPKLELEYQQNYSKVTREKVERKQARQSILELAYHLQVLYNDVNYPALVVFNGLLGAFSHSKLFVNIREKESLAYTIGSQVSIFSGMMKVYAGISRGDRLKVMKLISKQILDLKRGKFTEDELELTKNMLIHSATLAQDRQNNLIEQTYNQISMGERNLTWLEWIEAVKLVSIEDIVRVGKMINLQAVYFMEGTEE
- the yaaA gene encoding S4 domain-containing protein YaaA, with protein sequence MEFKLFDDYITLQALLKTTGILHSGGAIKGFLEENTILFNGEDEKRRGKKIRIGDIITLPDHNISITIVGPSAEEIQQHQEEQAEKERVAAIVKKLNQENKKNKKQVKTPKKVTKNTERKPVRFPGM